A genomic region of Haliotis asinina isolate JCU_RB_2024 chromosome 1, JCU_Hal_asi_v2, whole genome shotgun sequence contains the following coding sequences:
- the LOC137294219 gene encoding uncharacterized protein, translating into MRQLISGLLFSCVLFSSELQDCQVAKAAVITARLGGTVILSWKRPARQQQYTVRNTEWKKDIFYISKSGGVKVVEDVTKDRTQNISSNNGLVSVVLHGVKWTDSGRYKCFRGSPERRPRDSINQCGLRLVVIDARDPYVGTTDTYDLFQNNGSVKLSCIFVTNATSEYPGDTSFIWRRNGAKFDSDMQVHTSVRHGESGSQLRVVTSTLTITSVVNTGDRFTCQARYGQGHLTGQSEEFAMNMDSWPDVYTNHVVLNEGDKATLTWTLPQFRSPFVVTSPSGAAILEVDSANIVITSPYRSRVKVAGVLTADDYAAVQLIVHSVMGCDAGRYSCETRDNGTLSEWDNFVHVLRKPSEPTISHVHERKGMTLSCVSVSRSLPYNNPEMLSYNWRRNTSEIGLKVFQRSEPTFRISPRDGDHYSCQATEQGLMSQWSDPFVLRKPHVPTISSAGSHLQVILTCASASRMFQDAESEELVYRWQRDGSTLEGGEMTAGATLNISTAYKGDQYRCQAEEQGLRSDWSDAHVLYEPTIKKLAHNVTSSTDLKPDDVVTFTCEVDGTPPLLVSLIRRSAEGNTALGSTTMYASKTVAFNIGNPSLGEYVCSASNIVGHDDGSTSPGFLKSRLQSQNTEHITLRIYADDDAVATFYLSGYPEPSRTTLSFSPGGLTDIHISNTGKYQLSTSYIEDNWFMVTFTIHNVEDSDEGTYNIFFDNGEGALDVDVELSFSEGEKVVVIAAASVLFVGVTIISIVFLTIRKLTGGKMRESRKRRFNVIGLPDVIREPGSIVTIACRDLHNNDNMKARLPPDIGSDAKRMSFFLHRMYNGNDPNSETSQSNFIASREGDELLLF; encoded by the exons ATGAGGCAACTGATCAGTGGGCTATTGTTTTCCTGTGTCCTGTTTAGTTCTGAGCTGCAAGACTGCCAAGTAGCCAAAG CGGCTGTGATTACAGCTCGTCTTGGGGGAACGGTGATATTATCCTGGAAACGCCCAGCACGACAGCAGCAGTATACAGTCAGGAACACAGAGTGGAagaaagatatattttatatctCCAAGTCTGGCGGGGTCAAGGTAGTCGAGGATGTCACCAAGGACAGAACTCAGAACATATCCTCAAATAATGGCTTGGTCAGTGTGGTACTTCATGGGGTCAAGTGGACAGACTCTGGACGCTACAAGTGTTTCAGGGGATCACCAGAGAGGAGACCGCGAGATTCTATCAATCAGTGTGGCCTGAGACTCGTAGTCATCG ATGCCCGAGACCCTTATGTTGGGACTACAGATACGTATGATCTGTTTCAAAACAACGGCAGTGTCAAGTTGTCATGCATCTTCGTCACCAATGCAACGTCAGAATATCCCGGGGACACCTCCTTCATCTGGAGGAGGAATGGGGCAAAGTTTGACAGCGACATGCAGGTCCACACATCAGTGCGGCATGGAGAGTCCGGCAGTCAGCTGAGGGTGGTTACCAGCACACTCACCATCACCTCTGTTGTGAACACGGGGGACAGATTCACGTGCCAGGCTCGATATGGCCAGGGACACCTAACGGGCCAGAGTGAAGAGTTTGCCATGAACATGGACT CCTGGCCAGATGTCTACACCAACCACGTGGTGCTGAACGAGGGGGACAAGGCCACGTTGACGTGGACGCTGCCGCAGTTCAGGAGTCCATTCGTCGTGACGTCCCCGAGCGGTGCAGCTATACTGGAGGTCGACTCTGCCAACATCGTCATCACCTCCCCCTACAGATCCAGGGTGAAGGTCGCCGGAGTCCTCACCGCTGATGATTACGCAGCCGTGCAGTTGATAGTCCACAGTGTCATGGGATGTGATGCTGGGCGTTACTCTTGTGAAACTCGGGATAATGGAACTCTCTCTGAATGGGACAACTTCGTGCATGTCTTAC GTAAACCCAGCGAGCCGACAATTTCACATGTCCATGAGAGAAAAGGCATGACGTTATCGTGTGTCTCTGTTTCCCGGTCACTTCCATATAATAACCCGGAAATGTTGTCCTACAACTGGAGAAGGAACACCAGCGAGATAGGCCTCAAGGTGTTTCAAAGATCAGAACCCACCTTCCGCATCAGTCCCAGGGATGGCGACCATTACTCATGTCAGGCAACAGAGCAGGGACTTATGTCACAATGGAGTGATCCGTTTGTTCTCA GAAAGCCCCACGTTCCAACAATATCTAGTGCAGGGTCTCACCTGCAAGTGATCTTGACATGTGCCTCTGCGTCAAGGATGTTTCAAGATGCTGAGAGTGAGGAGCTCGTCTACAGATGGCAGAGAGACGGCAGTACCCTGGAGGGTGGAGAGATGACTGCAGGTGCTACTCTCAATATCAGCACTGCATACAAGGGTGACCAATACAGATGTCAGGCTGAAGAACAAGGCCTTCGTTCAGACTGGAGCGATGCCCATGTTCTGT ATGAACCAACAATTAAGAAGCTGGCCCATAATGTCACGTCTAGTACTGACCTGAAGCCCGATGACGTGGTCACTTTCACATGTGAGGTCGACGGCACGCCGCCTTTGCTTGTGTCTCTCATCAGGAGGTCTGCGGAAGGAAACACAGCACTGGGCAGCACCACGATGTACGCTTCTAAGACAGTTGCCTTTAACATCGGAAATCCCAGTCTGGGAGAATACGTGTGTTCAGCGTCCAATATAGTTGGGCATGACGATGGATCGACATCTCCTGGCTTCTTGAAGT CGAGACTGCAGAGCCAGAATACAGAACACATCACGTTGAGGATATatgctgatgatgatgctgtGGCAACATTTTATCTTAGCGGGTATCCAGAACCAAGCAGAACAACACTGTCTTTCTCTCCAGGCGGACTGACTGACATCCACATCTCAAATACCGGGAAGTACCAACTCTCAACATCATATATCGAGGACAACTGGTTCATGGTTACATTCACCATACACAATGTGGAAGACAGTGATGAAGGAACTTATAACATCTTTTTCGACAATGGGGAAGGGGCTCTAGACGTCGACGTGGAACTGAGCTTTTCCG AGGGAGAAAAGGTTGTTGTCATCGCCGCTgcatctgttttgtttgtgggtGTGACAATCATCTCTATTGTCTTCCTAACAATCCGGAAACTGACAGGTGGAAAGATGAGGG AATCAAGGAAACGCAG ATTTAATGTTATTGGGTTGCCTGATGTAATACGAGAACCTGGATCTATCGTCACTATTGCTTGTCGGGATTTACacaacaatgacaacatgaAGGCACGGTTACCTCCTGATATAGGCAGCGACGCAAAGAGGATGTCTTTCTTCCTACACAGGATGTACAACGGAAACG atcCCAACAGCGAGACATCACAGTCGAATTTCATCGCATCCCGTGAAGGAGATGAATTATTGTTATTCTAG